The following are encoded in a window of Narcine bancroftii isolate sNarBan1 chromosome 2, sNarBan1.hap1, whole genome shotgun sequence genomic DNA:
- the LOC138752884 gene encoding basic salivary proline-rich protein 3-like, translating into MQGAGREGRAAGEPRGGGESAGEPRGGGESAGEPRGGGRAQGSPEGGGESAGEPRGGGGERRGAPRGGGRAQGSPEGGGESAGEPRGGGESAGEPRGGGGERRGAPRGGGERRGAPRGGGRAQGSPEGGGRAQGSPEGGGRAQGSPEGGGESAGEPRGGGESAGEPRGGGGERRGAPRGGGERRGAPRGGGRAQGSPEGGGRAQGSPEGGGRAQGSPEGGGRAQGSPEGGGESAGEPRGGGESAGEPRGGGGERRGAPRGGGRAQGSPEGGGESAGEPRGGGGERRGAPRGGGERRGAPRGGGERRGAPRGGGESAGEPRGGGESAGEPRGGGGERRGAPRGGGRAQGSPEGGGRAQGSPEGGRAGGRGGASGRAGGGERAGGGRGAGRDCLPRNRKPGLGKIRCGLWFRSGRAVPEAAAPGPAVMPRAGSCRRKRSHLTREASRVVR; encoded by the coding sequence atgcaaggggccgggagggaggggagagccgCAGGGGAGCcccgaggggggggggagagcgcagGGGAGCcccgaggggggggggagagcgcagGGGAGCCccgagggggggggagagcgcaGGGGAGccccgagggggggggggagagcgcagGGGAGccccgagggggggggggagagcgcagGGGAGccccgagggggggggggagagcgcagGGGAGccccgagggggggggggagagcgcagGGGAGCcccgaggggggggggagagcgcagGGGAGccccgagggggggggggagagcgcagGGGAGCcccgaggggggggggagagcgcagGGGAGccccgagggggggggggagagcgcagGGGAGCcccgaggggggggggagagcgcagGGGAGCcccgaggggggggggagagcgcagGGGAGccccgagggggggggggagagcgcagGGGAGCcccgaggggggggggagagcgcagGGGAGccccgagggggggggggagagcgcagGGGAGCcccgaggggggggggagagcgcagGGGAGccccgagggggggggggagagcgcagGGGAGCcccgaggggggggggagagcgcagGGGAGCcccgaggggggggggagagcgcagGGGAGCcccgaggggggggggagagcgcagGGGAGccccgagggggggggggagagcgcagGGGAGCcccgaggggggggggagagcgcagGGGAGccccgagggggggggggagagcgcagGGGAGccccgagggggggggggagagcgcagGGGAGccccgagggggggggggagagcgcagGGGAGccccgagggggggggggagagcgcagGGGAGCcccgaggggggggggagagcgcagGGGAGCcccgaggggggggggagagcgcagGGGAgccccgaggggggggggggagagcgcagGGGAGCcccgaggggggggggagagcgcagGGGAGccccgagggggggggggagagcgcagGGGAGccccgagggggggggggagagcgcagGGGAGCcccgaggggggggggagagcgcagGGGAGCCCCGAGGGGGGGCgagcgggcgggcgggggggggcgagcgggcgggcgggggggggcgagcgggcggggggggggaggggagcgggcaGGGATTGCCTGCCGCGGAACCGGAAGCCTGGACTGGGGAAGATCCGCTGTGGGCTCTGGTTCCGGAGCGGACGGGCTGTACCTGAGGCCGCGGCGCCGGGGCCTGCCGTTATGCCGAGGGCAGGGAGCTGCAGGCGGAAACGGAGCCACCTGACTCGAGAAGCGAGCCGGGTCGTGCGGTAA